The Sagittula sp. P11 genome window below encodes:
- the mnmH gene encoding tRNA 2-selenouridine(34) synthase MnmH, whose product MKLSPKTLPELLDHGFDTVIDVRSPAEFAEDHVPGAINLPVLDNEERARVGTMYKQESPFKARKIGAALVFENAARHLRTSLSHHEGNWRPLVYCWRGGQRSGSFAWMLGEIGWRPGLIDGGYRTFRRLVSGYLYDNTLPHRFIQLGGYTGSAKTELLHRLGRRGVQVLDLEGLANHRGSLLGGMADGQPSQKAFETELAQRLLELSPDRPVIVEAESSKIGDINLPPSLWEGMKAAPWLEVEIPVEVRARYLAEAYADILADGAALMEKLAPLRYHRGHALVDHWGELVGEGRLETLCHSLAADHYDPAYRKSMSALTPRVLEVFHADALTEAAQDDLADRIAERLQTIEI is encoded by the coding sequence ATGAAACTCTCTCCGAAAACGCTTCCCGAGCTGCTGGATCACGGCTTCGACACGGTCATCGATGTGCGCAGCCCGGCGGAATTTGCCGAGGACCACGTGCCCGGCGCCATCAACCTGCCGGTCCTCGACAATGAGGAGCGGGCGCGCGTCGGCACGATGTACAAGCAGGAGAGCCCCTTCAAGGCCCGCAAGATCGGCGCCGCGCTGGTGTTCGAGAACGCCGCCCGCCATCTGCGCACCTCGCTGTCGCACCACGAGGGCAACTGGCGGCCGCTGGTCTATTGCTGGCGTGGCGGGCAGCGCTCGGGCAGTTTCGCATGGATGCTGGGCGAGATCGGCTGGCGGCCCGGGCTGATCGACGGCGGCTACCGAACCTTCCGCCGGCTGGTGAGCGGATACCTTTACGACAACACCCTGCCGCATCGGTTCATCCAGCTCGGCGGCTACACCGGCAGCGCCAAGACCGAACTCCTGCACCGGCTGGGGCGGCGCGGGGTGCAGGTGCTCGACCTCGAGGGGCTGGCCAACCACCGCGGCTCGCTTCTGGGCGGCATGGCCGACGGACAGCCCAGCCAGAAGGCGTTCGAGACGGAGCTGGCGCAGCGGCTCCTGGAGCTGTCGCCGGACCGCCCGGTGATCGTCGAGGCCGAAAGCAGCAAGATCGGCGACATCAACCTGCCGCCGTCGCTGTGGGAGGGGATGAAGGCCGCGCCGTGGCTGGAGGTCGAGATCCCGGTGGAAGTGCGCGCACGTTACCTGGCGGAGGCCTACGCCGACATCCTGGCCGACGGTGCGGCGCTGATGGAGAAACTCGCGCCCCTGCGTTACCACCGGGGCCACGCGCTGGTCGACCACTGGGGGGAACTCGTGGGGGAAGGGCGGCTGGAAACGCTTTGCCATTCGCTCGCCGCCGACCACTATGACCCGGCCTACCGCAAGTCCATGTCGGCGCTGACGCCCCGCGTGCTGGAGGTCTTCCACGCCGATGCGCTGACAGAGGCGGCGCAGGACGACCTCGCGGATCGCATCGCGGAGCGGCTTCAGACGATCGAGATCTGA
- the tsaA gene encoding tRNA (N6-threonylcarbamoyladenosine(37)-N6)-methyltransferase TrmO, with protein sequence MTDKDIRAGEATVADAPAADARLTFIGRIRTPWTDRRDCPRQGSEDGPECTLVVDEAWHPALAGLEAYATIEVLYWLDRSRRDLLTQSPRADVTTFGTFALRSPVRPNPIGTSIVRLDRIEHGTLTVRGLDCLDGTPLLDIKPDRALFIPKAPPKPGV encoded by the coding sequence ATGACCGACAAGGACATCCGCGCAGGGGAAGCGACGGTCGCTGATGCCCCGGCAGCCGACGCCCGGCTGACCTTCATCGGCCGCATCCGGACGCCCTGGACCGACCGGCGCGACTGTCCGCGGCAGGGCAGCGAGGACGGGCCGGAATGCACGCTCGTCGTGGACGAGGCCTGGCACCCGGCGCTCGCAGGACTCGAGGCCTACGCCACGATTGAGGTGCTCTACTGGCTCGACCGGTCCAGGCGAGACCTCCTCACCCAGTCGCCCCGCGCCGACGTCACGACCTTCGGCACCTTCGCGCTCCGCTCTCCCGTCCGGCCCAATCCCATCGGCACATCCATCGTCCGCCTCGACCGGATCGAGCACGGCACCCTCACCGTGCGCGGCCTCGACTGCCTCGACGGCACGCCGCTGCTGGACATCAAACCGGACCGCGCCCTCTTCATCCCGAAAGCCCCGCCCAAGCCGGGCGTGTGA
- the cysG gene encoding siroheme synthase CysG produces MKNFPMFLRMDGRRVVICGGGEEAARKCRLVLKTEAEIVVTGPIGDPELDGLIASGRVRHEAAPDARTFDGAALTFIATGCPAHDAALACLARAAGAVVNVVDRPEMCDAFTPSIVDRAPVVVAIGTEGAAPVLGRRIKTDIETMLPPRLGPFVALAGRLRGAVAERVAPQRRRGFWEWAFDGEPFRAHLDGREREAARLLKEAVNAGTSPEAKGHIALVGAGPGARDLLTLCAVQRLQQADVIFYDRLVDPEVLELARRDADRVYVGKEVGACAWPQDHIDRLIVAEAGKGRRVVRLKSGDPSVFGRAAEELAAAEAAGIEVEIVPGITAASAAAARLKTPLTERGEIDTFAITTGTCRPGEADPARARLAHPGTAVAFYMAVEKAGAVRRDLMEAGAPGACPVDIVASVSTKAERHVACTLDTLPDTIRAEGVRSPAILFVRYPKSMAAASHPATLVAAE; encoded by the coding sequence ATGAAGAATTTTCCGATGTTCCTGCGCATGGACGGACGCCGTGTGGTCATCTGCGGCGGCGGCGAGGAGGCGGCTCGCAAATGCCGGCTCGTGCTGAAGACAGAGGCCGAGATCGTCGTCACCGGCCCCATCGGGGATCCGGAGCTGGACGGCCTCATCGCTTCCGGCCGGGTGCGCCATGAGGCCGCCCCGGACGCACGCACTTTCGACGGCGCGGCGCTGACCTTCATCGCCACCGGCTGCCCCGCGCATGACGCTGCGCTGGCCTGCCTCGCGCGGGCGGCAGGGGCGGTGGTCAACGTCGTCGACCGGCCCGAGATGTGCGATGCCTTCACGCCCTCCATCGTCGACCGCGCCCCGGTTGTCGTCGCCATCGGCACCGAAGGCGCGGCCCCCGTCCTGGGCCGCCGCATCAAGACCGACATCGAAACCATGCTGCCGCCGCGCCTCGGGCCCTTCGTGGCGCTGGCGGGCCGCCTGCGCGGCGCGGTCGCCGAACGTGTTGCCCCCCAACGCCGCCGCGGCTTCTGGGAATGGGCCTTCGACGGCGAACCCTTCCGCGCCCACCTCGACGGGCGGGAACGCGAGGCCGCACGCCTGTTGAAGGAGGCCGTGAACGCAGGCACCTCCCCCGAAGCCAAAGGGCACATCGCGCTGGTCGGCGCGGGTCCGGGCGCGCGCGACCTGCTGACCCTTTGCGCGGTCCAGAGGTTGCAGCAGGCCGACGTCATCTTCTACGACCGCCTGGTCGATCCGGAGGTGCTGGAGCTTGCCCGCCGCGACGCCGACCGGGTTTACGTCGGCAAGGAGGTGGGCGCCTGCGCCTGGCCGCAGGATCACATCGACCGGCTGATCGTCGCCGAAGCCGGTAAGGGGCGCCGCGTCGTCCGCCTGAAATCCGGCGACCCTTCGGTCTTCGGCCGCGCGGCAGAGGAACTGGCCGCCGCCGAAGCCGCAGGCATCGAGGTGGAGATCGTCCCCGGCATCACCGCCGCCTCTGCCGCCGCCGCCCGCCTGAAGACACCGCTGACCGAGCGCGGAGAGATCGACACATTCGCCATCACGACCGGCACCTGCCGACCCGGCGAGGCCGATCCGGCGCGCGCGCGCCTTGCACATCCGGGAACGGCGGTGGCCTTTTACATGGCGGTGGAGAAGGCCGGCGCGGTGCGCCGCGACCTCATGGAGGCCGGTGCCCCCGGGGCCTGCCCGGTGGACATCGTGGCCTCCGTCAGCACAAAGGCCGAGCGGCATGTGGCCTGCACGCTCGACACGCTGCCCGACACGATCCGCGCCGAAGGCGTACGCAGCCCGGCGATCCTTTTTGTGCGCTACCCGAAGTCCATGGCGGCCGCGTCGCATCCCGCCACGCTCGTCGCGGCAGAGTAG
- a CDS encoding TIM barrel protein: protein MQLALNHMTTPRLDWRALLMLAKRTGCAGVEFRNDLGRPLFEGFTAETVCEEAQALGLRIFGLSQVGMFNDWSDAKAQEVASLITIAQDLEAETISLIPRNDGTGLDDLDAVKTALREILPLLEEADMTALVEPLGFVQSSLRTKAEAIEAIEAVGGAGRFRLVHDTFHHFLSGETEIFADWTGMVHVSGVTDPDISLVTIADRDRGVVTEDDRMDNLGQLSALKAAGYTGPVSMEAFAPEFHNLPADKAEGLLMASFDLLRTVTG from the coding sequence ATGCAGCTTGCGCTCAACCATATGACGACGCCGCGCCTCGACTGGAGGGCGCTTTTGATGTTGGCGAAGCGCACCGGCTGCGCGGGCGTGGAATTCCGCAACGACCTGGGCCGCCCGCTGTTCGAAGGCTTCACCGCCGAAACCGTCTGCGAGGAGGCTCAGGCACTGGGGCTGCGCATCTTCGGGCTGAGCCAGGTCGGCATGTTCAACGACTGGTCCGATGCGAAGGCGCAGGAAGTGGCCTCGCTCATCACCATCGCGCAGGATCTTGAGGCCGAGACCATCAGCCTGATCCCGCGCAACGACGGCACCGGGCTCGACGATCTCGACGCGGTGAAGACCGCCCTAAGGGAGATCCTGCCGCTTCTGGAAGAGGCCGACATGACCGCGCTGGTGGAGCCTTTGGGCTTCGTCCAGTCCTCGCTGCGCACAAAGGCCGAGGCCATCGAGGCCATCGAAGCGGTGGGCGGCGCGGGCCGCTTCAGGCTGGTGCACGACACATTCCACCACTTCCTGTCCGGCGAGACGGAGATCTTCGCCGACTGGACCGGCATGGTGCATGTCTCGGGCGTGACCGATCCCGACATTTCTCTGGTCACCATAGCGGACCGCGACCGCGGTGTGGTGACGGAGGACGACCGGATGGACAACCTCGGCCAGCTCTCGGCGCTGAAGGCGGCGGGCTACACCGGCCCCGTGTCGATGGAGGCCTTCGCGCCGGAGTTCCACAATCTGCCTGCCGACAAGGCGGAAGGCCTTCTCATGGCCTCCTTCGACCTGCTGCGCACCGTCACCGGCTGA
- a CDS encoding Tm-1-like ATP-binding domain-containing protein — protein MTDAAPDRTILVVGTYDTKNDELDYIAGVIRGQGGGVLTMDVSVLGDPERPCDVSKHDVAEAGGSSIAAAIATEDENAAMQIMAAGASTVALRLHTEGRIDGVIVLGGTMGTDLALDVCAALPLGVPKYVVSTVSFSPLIPAERLAADIQMILWAGGLYGLNSVCKASLSQAAGAVLGAARAVERPDRDRPLIGMTSFGKTVLRYMVALKPELEARGFEVAVFHATGMGGRAFESLAAEGAFACVMDFAPQEVGNHLMGSTISAGADRMTNAGRRGVPQMVAPGCYDLVDFVGWQAAPARLADQEVHAHNRLLSSVLLDARQRREVAQALCAKLAKAEGETVFFLPLQGGNEWDRPGGPLHDAEGLAAFIDEVRKACPPNVTLRELGAHINDTAFTDAVLETFDEWVTSGIVRAHA, from the coding sequence ATGACCGACGCCGCGCCGGACCGCACCATCCTCGTCGTGGGCACCTACGACACCAAGAACGACGAACTTGACTACATCGCCGGGGTGATCCGGGGGCAGGGCGGCGGCGTGCTGACGATGGACGTGAGCGTGCTGGGCGATCCCGAACGCCCCTGCGACGTTTCCAAGCACGATGTGGCGGAAGCGGGCGGATCGTCCATCGCAGCGGCCATCGCCACGGAAGATGAAAACGCCGCGATGCAGATCATGGCGGCGGGGGCCTCTACCGTGGCGCTCCGGCTCCATACCGAAGGGCGGATCGACGGGGTGATCGTGCTGGGCGGCACCATGGGCACGGACCTCGCGCTGGACGTCTGCGCGGCACTGCCGCTGGGTGTGCCGAAATACGTCGTCTCGACCGTCTCCTTCTCGCCGCTGATTCCGGCGGAACGGCTCGCGGCGGACATCCAGATGATCCTCTGGGCGGGCGGTCTCTATGGCCTGAACTCCGTCTGCAAGGCTTCGCTGTCGCAGGCCGCGGGCGCGGTGCTGGGCGCCGCCCGTGCCGTCGAGCGCCCCGACCGCGACCGCCCGCTGATCGGCATGACCTCCTTCGGCAAGACCGTGCTGCGCTACATGGTGGCCCTGAAGCCGGAGCTGGAGGCGCGCGGCTTCGAGGTCGCCGTCTTCCACGCCACCGGCATGGGCGGGCGCGCCTTCGAGTCGCTGGCCGCCGAGGGCGCCTTTGCCTGCGTCATGGACTTCGCGCCGCAGGAGGTGGGAAACCACCTCATGGGCTCGACGATCAGCGCCGGAGCGGACCGCATGACCAACGCCGGACGGCGCGGCGTGCCGCAGATGGTGGCGCCGGGGTGCTACGACCTCGTAGACTTCGTCGGCTGGCAGGCGGCGCCCGCGCGGCTGGCGGATCAGGAAGTCCACGCCCACAACCGCCTCCTGTCCTCCGTCCTGCTGGACGCGCGTCAGCGCAGGGAGGTGGCGCAGGCCCTATGCGCCAAGCTGGCCAAGGCCGAGGGCGAGACGGTCTTCTTCCTCCCCCTCCAGGGCGGCAACGAGTGGGATCGCCCGGGCGGACCGCTGCATGACGCCGAGGGGCTCGCCGCCTTCATCGACGAGGTTCGCAAGGCCTGCCCGCCGAACGTCACGCTGCGCGAGCTGGGCGCTCACATCAACGACACCGCCTTCACTGATGCGGTGCTCGAGACCTTCGATGAGTGGGTGACCTCCGGCATCGTCAGAGCCCACGCCTGA
- a CDS encoding aldehyde dehydrogenase family protein: protein MDMSRLSELRTAEVPPARHVIDGASCAASDGAEMEVISPLDGRALTTMAKGTRDDAARAVTAARAAFEDRRWAGRAPADRKKVLLKWADLIEARALDLAVLGVRDNGTEIGMALKAEPLSAAATIRYYAEAIDKIGGEIAPTADGILGLVHREPAGVVAAIVPWNFPLMIGAWKLGPALAAGCSVVLKPAETASLTLVRIAELALEAGLPPGVLNVVCGEGAVVGDALAHSMDVDVLVFTGSGPTGRRLLEASARSNMKRVYLELGGKSPNVVFADAPDLREAAKVSAAGIFRNAGQVCVAGSRLLVERTIAEEFTALLADVAQGMKVGDPLDPATNAGAVNSLRQLQQNLAFVEEARGLGRTVLGGRRILEDTGGYYMEPTIVTGVDPTDRLAQEEVFGPVLAVMAFDTEEEAVALANGTDFGLAAAVWTSDLSRAHRMVRRIRAGVVHVNTYGGTDLTVPLGGVKQSGNGHDKSLHAFDKYLDLKTAWIKLEP, encoded by the coding sequence ATGGACATGTCACGACTATCCGAACTGAGAACCGCAGAGGTTCCGCCCGCGCGCCACGTCATCGACGGCGCGTCCTGCGCTGCCTCCGATGGCGCCGAGATGGAGGTGATCTCTCCGCTGGACGGGCGCGCCCTGACCACCATGGCCAAAGGCACGCGGGACGATGCCGCCCGCGCCGTCACCGCGGCGCGCGCCGCCTTCGAGGACCGCCGCTGGGCGGGACGTGCCCCCGCAGACCGCAAGAAGGTCCTGTTGAAATGGGCCGACCTGATCGAAGCGCGGGCGCTCGACCTCGCTGTCCTGGGCGTGCGCGACAACGGGACGGAGATCGGCATGGCGCTGAAGGCGGAGCCGCTCTCCGCCGCCGCCACGATCCGCTACTACGCCGAAGCTATCGACAAGATCGGCGGAGAGATCGCGCCGACCGCCGACGGCATCCTCGGCCTCGTTCACCGCGAACCGGCGGGCGTCGTCGCCGCCATCGTGCCGTGGAACTTCCCCCTGATGATCGGCGCGTGGAAGCTGGGACCGGCGCTGGCGGCGGGCTGTTCGGTCGTCCTCAAACCCGCCGAAACCGCCTCCCTCACGCTGGTGCGGATCGCGGAACTGGCTCTGGAGGCCGGACTGCCGCCGGGCGTGCTGAACGTGGTCTGCGGCGAGGGCGCCGTGGTCGGCGACGCGCTGGCGCATTCCATGGACGTGGATGTGCTGGTCTTCACCGGCTCGGGCCCCACCGGGCGCCGCCTGCTCGAAGCCTCGGCCCGGTCGAACATGAAGCGCGTCTACCTCGAACTCGGGGGCAAGTCGCCGAACGTGGTCTTCGCCGACGCCCCCGACCTGCGCGAGGCGGCCAAGGTCTCTGCCGCCGGGATCTTCCGCAATGCCGGGCAGGTCTGCGTCGCGGGCTCCCGCCTGCTGGTCGAACGCACCATCGCTGAAGAATTCACGGCGCTGCTGGCCGATGTGGCGCAGGGCATGAAGGTCGGCGATCCGCTCGACCCGGCGACCAACGCGGGCGCGGTCAATTCGCTGAGGCAACTCCAGCAGAACCTTGCCTTCGTCGAGGAGGCGCGCGGGCTGGGACGGACAGTGCTGGGCGGGCGTCGCATTCTCGAAGACACGGGTGGCTACTACATGGAGCCGACCATCGTCACCGGCGTCGACCCCACCGACCGGCTCGCGCAGGAAGAGGTCTTCGGCCCCGTCCTCGCCGTCATGGCCTTCGATACGGAGGAGGAAGCGGTGGCCCTCGCGAACGGCACGGACTTCGGGCTGGCGGCGGCGGTCTGGACCTCCGACCTGTCGCGCGCGCATCGCATGGTGCGCCGCATCCGCGCCGGTGTCGTGCATGTGAACACCTACGGCGGCACGGACCTGACCGTGCCCCTGGGCGGTGTGAAACAGTCCGGCAACGGCCACGACAAGTCCCTGCACGCCTTCGACAAGTACCTCGACCTGAAGACCGCCTGGATCAAGCTGGAGCCCTGA
- a CDS encoding tripartite tricarboxylate transporter substrate binding protein: MKSIFTASVAALALTAGAALAEYPEKPVTFIVPWPPGDLEDVLTRMIAEDFQEEYGVAAAVVNKPGGGGGPFPGAIEVANAPADGYTIGSFVPAVALIGHEIDIPELAPEKFDPIGIFLTYPFVIAAGGNAPYSSMEELAEYARENDVVLGHFGDVLTPTQVTKALAANMDFEWASDAAFDALDCNTLASGDADVINTTLQLVLPCLDQVKVLVSITGERISKVPDTPTIGEVDPSLNISLWNGLFVGKDTPQDVRDKIAAVAEKTVMSERAQKVAEETGALVYWKNAEESAEIIAKDKETLGAISEALGQ, from the coding sequence ATGAAATCCATCTTCACCGCCTCTGTCGCGGCGCTGGCTCTGACCGCCGGTGCGGCGCTGGCCGAGTATCCCGAGAAGCCGGTCACCTTCATCGTGCCGTGGCCCCCGGGCGACCTCGAGGACGTGCTGACCCGCATGATCGCCGAGGACTTCCAGGAGGAATACGGCGTCGCGGCTGCGGTCGTGAACAAACCCGGCGGCGGCGGCGGCCCCTTCCCCGGCGCCATCGAGGTGGCGAACGCGCCCGCCGACGGCTACACCATCGGATCGTTTGTCCCGGCCGTCGCGCTGATCGGCCACGAGATCGACATCCCGGAACTGGCGCCGGAGAAGTTCGACCCCATCGGCATCTTCCTGACCTACCCCTTCGTGATCGCGGCGGGCGGCAACGCCCCCTACTCCAGCATGGAAGAACTGGCCGAGTACGCCAGGGAAAACGACGTGGTGCTGGGCCACTTCGGCGATGTGCTGACACCGACGCAGGTGACCAAGGCGCTGGCCGCGAACATGGATTTCGAATGGGCCTCCGACGCGGCGTTTGACGCGCTGGACTGCAACACGCTGGCCTCCGGCGACGCGGACGTCATCAACACCACGCTGCAACTGGTGCTGCCCTGCCTCGACCAGGTGAAGGTGCTGGTGTCGATCACCGGCGAGCGGATCTCGAAGGTTCCGGACACGCCGACCATCGGCGAGGTGGACCCATCGCTGAACATCTCGCTCTGGAACGGGCTGTTCGTCGGAAAGGACACGCCGCAGGACGTGCGCGACAAGATCGCCGCCGTTGCCGAGAAGACCGTGATGTCCGAGCGCGCCCAGAAGGTGGCCGAGGAAACCGGCGCACTGGTCTACTGGAAGAACGCCGAGGAAAGCGCGGAGATCATCGCCAAGGACAAGGAGACGCTTGGCGCGATTTCCGAGGCGCTCGGCCAGTAA
- a CDS encoding tripartite tricarboxylate transporter TctB family protein — translation MSTESELQARTRVSGQIVFIGAALLVSLVLLVQIPTQTTWIEDAKSFAAQPRFWPGVAIVTMVVTFGLHLWLMKRRRPVGADWAEAKRWLEPMEYAVWFMVYVFAVPWIGFLPMSIAFAAALTWRLGYRTPLYLWLAVVFAVGTVLLFKGFLGVKIPGAALYELLPDALRSFALQYL, via the coding sequence GTGAGCACGGAATCCGAACTTCAGGCGCGCACCCGCGTCTCTGGCCAGATCGTCTTTATCGGCGCGGCGCTGCTGGTGTCGCTCGTGCTGCTGGTGCAGATCCCGACGCAGACCACATGGATCGAGGACGCCAAGAGCTTTGCCGCGCAGCCGCGCTTCTGGCCCGGGGTCGCCATCGTGACCATGGTCGTGACTTTCGGTCTGCACCTGTGGCTGATGAAGCGCCGCCGCCCCGTCGGCGCCGACTGGGCCGAGGCCAAGCGATGGCTCGAGCCGATGGAATACGCCGTCTGGTTCATGGTCTATGTCTTCGCCGTGCCTTGGATCGGCTTCCTGCCGATGAGCATCGCCTTCGCCGCCGCGCTGACGTGGCGGCTGGGATATCGCACCCCCTTGTACCTGTGGCTTGCCGTGGTCTTTGCCGTGGGGACCGTCCTGCTGTTCAAGGGGTTCCTCGGCGTGAAGATCCCCGGTGCCGCGCTATATGAACTGCTGCCGGACGCGCTCCGCAGCTTTGCCCTGCAGTACCTCTGA
- a CDS encoding tripartite tricarboxylate transporter permease, translated as MDVFFAALDVLARWDVMLALVVGSIGGVAIGAIPGVGPAVAIAILLPATFSMDPIVGLTMLLGIYGSSMYGGAIPAILINTPGTAVNALTTYDGFPMTLRGEGRRALSLAYSASFFGGIFSVLCLILLSPVLAKVAPMFGSREIFLAALLGIILVVTAHKGQMLIAAALSGFGILLSTVGLEPVKYTRRFTFEQTWLASGVDLIVVVLGLFALSQAFLLLTMDDEKIRMPRSRGSLFQGFRELMRHPRVAGISASFGVLMGMIPGVGEFTAQFMSYTSARKLSKSPEAFGHGSSEGLIASETANNAVPAAAMIPLLALGIPGEALTAMMLSVFYVHNVVPGPGLFLYQMDFVVALYIALLILNVLVVAFLLVSTGALVKLTQIPNRFLGMCILLLSFVGVYSIRNSAVDCAIAAVFGLFGYVLKRLNLPIVPIVLGMVLGNIMEVKLRAAMNRVNTPWDFIDRPIAFVLFAVIVLIVVSTIWKTWRDWRPVDRRSLARKSSARFAKRISGRKSRHFDDRLKIQRRKRTYDHLGS; from the coding sequence ATGGACGTGTTTTTCGCAGCCCTCGACGTTCTGGCCCGCTGGGACGTGATGCTGGCCCTGGTGGTCGGCTCCATCGGCGGTGTGGCCATCGGGGCGATCCCCGGCGTGGGCCCCGCCGTCGCCATCGCCATCCTTCTGCCCGCGACGTTCAGCATGGATCCGATCGTCGGCCTGACCATGCTGCTGGGCATCTACGGGTCGTCGATGTACGGCGGCGCGATCCCGGCGATCCTGATCAACACCCCTGGCACGGCGGTCAATGCGCTGACCACCTACGACGGCTTCCCCATGACCCTGCGCGGAGAGGGCCGCCGCGCCCTGTCGCTGGCCTATTCCGCAAGTTTCTTCGGCGGCATCTTCTCTGTCCTCTGCCTGATCCTGCTGTCGCCCGTGCTGGCAAAGGTCGCGCCGATGTTCGGCTCGCGCGAGATCTTCCTCGCTGCGCTTCTGGGGATCATCCTCGTGGTGACCGCGCACAAGGGCCAGATGCTGATCGCCGCCGCGCTGTCGGGTTTCGGCATCCTGCTGTCGACGGTGGGGCTGGAGCCGGTCAAGTACACCCGCCGCTTCACCTTCGAGCAGACATGGCTGGCCTCCGGCGTCGACCTGATCGTGGTGGTGCTGGGCCTGTTCGCGCTGAGCCAGGCCTTCCTCCTGCTGACCATGGACGACGAGAAGATCCGCATGCCCCGGTCGCGAGGCTCGCTGTTCCAGGGCTTCCGGGAGCTGATGCGGCATCCGCGCGTCGCGGGAATTTCCGCCTCCTTCGGGGTGCTGATGGGCATGATCCCCGGCGTGGGCGAATTCACTGCGCAGTTCATGTCCTACACCTCGGCCCGCAAGCTGTCGAAGTCGCCCGAGGCCTTCGGCCATGGATCGTCCGAAGGGCTGATCGCGTCGGAGACCGCGAACAACGCCGTGCCCGCCGCCGCGATGATCCCGCTCCTGGCGCTTGGCATCCCCGGAGAGGCGCTGACCGCCATGATGCTGTCAGTCTTCTACGTGCACAACGTGGTGCCGGGGCCGGGCCTGTTCCTCTACCAGATGGATTTCGTCGTGGCGCTCTACATCGCGCTGCTGATCCTGAACGTGCTGGTGGTGGCCTTCCTGCTGGTCTCGACCGGGGCTCTGGTGAAGCTGACACAGATCCCCAACCGCTTCCTCGGCATGTGCATCCTGCTTCTGTCCTTCGTCGGCGTGTACTCGATCCGCAACTCCGCGGTCGACTGCGCCATCGCCGCCGTCTTCGGCCTGTTCGGCTACGTGCTGAAGCGGCTGAACCTGCCCATTGTGCCCATCGTGCTGGGCATGGTGCTGGGCAACATCATGGAGGTGAAGCTGCGCGCCGCGATGAACCGGGTGAACACGCCATGGGACTTCATCGACCGGCCCATTGCCTTCGTGCTGTTCGCGGTGATCGTGCTGATCGTCGTCAGCACGATCTGGAAGACGTGGCGCGACTGGCGGCCGGTGGACCGCCGCAGCCTTGCCCGCAAGTCGTCGGCTCGCTTCGCGAAACGCATCTCGGGGCGCAAGAGCCGCCACTTCGACGACCGCCTGAAAATCCAACGCAGAAAGCGCACCTATGACCATCTGGGCTCCTGA